The following are from one region of the Candidatus Firestonebacteria bacterium RIFOXYD2_FULL_39_29 genome:
- a CDS encoding adenosylhomocysteinase, which yields MNYDVKNLALAAAGKLKIEWANNQMKVLNLIKARFKKEKPLKGVRVAACLHVTSETANLMITLKEGGADIILCASNPLSTQDEVAASLVKDYGIATFAIKGEDNATYYRHLEAALQNKPQMTMDDGADVVSMIHSKRKDLLKYIIGGTEETTTGVIRLKAMEVDGVLKYPIIAVNDANTKHMFDNRYGTGQSTIDGIIRATNVLLAGSNFVVCGYGWCGRGAAMRAKGMGANVYVTEVDPLKAIEANMDGFMVVDSVTAAKIGDIFVTLTGDVDVLTDKHFKVMKDGAIICNSGHFNVEINLPKLKNISKNIRQMREFVEEYTLKNGKKVFVLGDGRLINLAAAEGHPASVMDMSFANQALSAEFMKKNAKKLKNKVYSVPKNIDENIASLKLKSMGITIDTLTKRQKEYLSSWQEGT from the coding sequence ATGAATTATGATGTTAAAAACTTAGCTCTGGCTGCGGCCGGAAAACTTAAAATTGAATGGGCTAATAATCAGATGAAGGTTTTAAATTTGATTAAAGCTCGTTTTAAAAAAGAAAAACCTCTAAAAGGTGTCAGAGTTGCGGCTTGTCTTCATGTCACCAGTGAAACTGCAAATCTGATGATTACTCTGAAAGAGGGTGGAGCTGATATTATTTTATGTGCATCAAATCCTCTAAGCACTCAGGATGAAGTTGCAGCATCCTTGGTGAAGGATTATGGAATAGCTACTTTTGCAATTAAAGGCGAGGATAATGCAACATATTATAGACACCTTGAAGCAGCTCTTCAAAATAAACCTCAGATGACAATGGATGACGGCGCCGATGTAGTGTCGATGATTCATTCTAAAAGGAAAGATTTACTTAAATATATTATTGGCGGAACTGAAGAGACGACTACCGGAGTTATACGTCTTAAAGCTATGGAAGTTGACGGAGTATTGAAATATCCGATCATTGCAGTTAATGATGCCAATACCAAACATATGTTTGATAACCGATACGGTACCGGTCAATCAACTATTGACGGTATCATTCGCGCTACAAACGTCCTCCTGGCCGGTTCTAATTTTGTTGTTTGCGGCTACGGCTGGTGCGGAAGAGGTGCGGCTATGAGAGCAAAAGGTATGGGCGCAAATGTTTATGTGACTGAAGTTGATCCTTTGAAAGCTATTGAAGCTAACATGGACGGCTTTATGGTCGTTGATTCTGTAACCGCAGCAAAAATAGGGGATATTTTTGTAACTTTAACCGGAGATGTTGATGTGCTTACCGATAAACATTTTAAAGTTATGAAAGATGGAGCGATTATTTGTAACTCCGGACATTTTAATGTGGAGATTAATCTGCCCAAACTTAAAAATATCTCAAAAAATATAAGACAAATGAGGGAGTTTGTTGAAGAATATACTCTTAAAAACGGAAAAAAAGTATTTGTCCTTGGCGATGGCAGGCTGATAAATCTGGCAGCGGCGGAAGGACATCCGGCTTCTGTAATGGATATGAGTTTTGCTAACCAGGCACTTTCAGCAGAGTTCATGAAGAAAAATGCAAAGAAGCTCAAGAATAAAGTATACTCGGTTCCAAAAAATATTGACGAGAATATAGCTTCTTTAAAACTAAAATCTATGGGAATTACAATTGATACACTTACTAAAAGACAAAAAGAATATCTTTCAAGCTGGCAGGAAGGCACTTAA